The sequence below is a genomic window from Mycobacterium heidelbergense.
CGGCGACGTAGACGTCTCCGGCGCCGTTGCCATCGGTGTCCACCGCCACCGCCAACGGGGTGTTGAGCCCGGTGAGCGGCAGCACCGTCGAGGCGTTCGACCCGGCCGGCAGCTTCACCACCTGGCTGCTGTCGTGCTCGGTGACGTAGACGGTGCCGTCGTTGTCCACCGCGATGCCCCAGGGCACGGTGACGCCGGTGAACGGCAGCTCGGTCTGGGCGGTCGCCCCGGCCGCCAGCTTGAGCACCCTGTTGTTGTCGGTGTCGGTGACGTAGACGTTGCCGGCGGGGTCCACCGCCACGCCGTCGGGGTTCTTCAGGCCGTCGAACGGAAGGTCGGTCTGGGCGTTCGAGCCGGCCGCCAGCTTCACCACCCGGCTGTCGCCCCGGTCGGCGACATAGACGTTGCCCTGACCGTCCACCGCGACGCCTTCGGGGTAGTTGAGGCCGGTGAACGGCAGCACCGTCTGGTTGTTCGACCCGGCCGCCAACTTCACCACCCTGTTGTTGAAGTCGGTGACGTAGATCGCGCCGGCATCATCGACCGCCAGTCCCTGCGGCTGATAAAGACCGTTGAACGGCAGCACCCTCGGGGCGCTGCTTCCGGGCGGCAACTCCACCACCCGCCCGTACATGCCCTCGCTGGTGACGTACACGTTGCCGGCCTTGTCCAGCGCCACCCCGCCCGGGGAGAGGCGGAAGTCGAGGCCGTTGAACGGCAACACGGTCTGCCCCGACGCCTGCTTCGACGCGGGGTGCGACCCGCGCGCTACGACGACGATGGCGATGACGGCGACGAGGACGAGCGCGGCCGCAACGGCGCCGGCGATGATCCACGGCTTGCGTTTTCGGCCGGGCCGGGGCGCGGGCGGCTCGCGATACGGCGGCGGCGCGGGTTGGCCGCGCCAGCCGGTCACGCCGGCGGGCGGCGACGTCCAGCCACCGCCGCCGTCGAATGCCACGGGACGCGCCATCGTCTCGGCGTCGCCGCTCGATCGGGCCGCATCCTCGCCGTGCCGCAAAATGGCGACGGCCTGGTGCTGCTCGGATGTGGTCAGGGCCTCGTGGGCGGCGTCGGCCATTTCCCCGGCGGTGCGGTAACGCTCCTCGGGGTTCTTGGCCATGCCCCGGGCGATCACGTGATCCAGGGCCACCGGAACCCTGCCCGGCAGCAGTTGGCTGGGCCGCGGGGCGGGCTCGAGCAGGTGCGCGGCGATCAACCGTTCCACGCTGTCGGACTGGTACGGGGGCGACCCGGTCAGGCACTCACCGAACACGCAAGCGAGCGAATAGATGTCGGCGCGGTAGGTGACCTCGTCGCTGGTGAACCGCTCCGGGGCCATGTACCGGTAGGTGCCCATCGCCGTCCCGGTCGCGGTCAGGGCGGGATCGCTCGCGGCGCGGGCGATCCCGAAATCCACCAGATAGGCGAAGTCGTTCTTGGTGATCAGGATGTTTTCCGGTTTGACGTCGCGGTGTGTCACGCCGTTGGCGTGCGCGGCGTCCAGCGCGGAGGCGATCTGGCTCACGATGGCCACCGCCTCCGGCGGGCTGAGCGGCCCGGAGCGTTTCAACAGGGCGGCCAGGTCGGTGCCCTCGATCAGGCGCATATCCAGGTAGAGGCGCCCGTCGATCTCGCCGTAGTCGTGGATCGGCACCACGTGCGGCTCGGTCAGCCGGCCCGCGGCGTCGGCCTCGCGTTGCATCCGCGCGCGAAAGATCGGGTTGCCGGAGTATTGGGGGGATATCAGCTTCAACGCCACCACCCGGCGCTTGCGGGTGTCCTCGGCCTCGTAGACCTCGCCCATCCCGCCGCGGCCCAGCAGCCGCAACAATCGGTAGGGCCCGAACTGCGACCCCGCCCGCGAACCTGGCCCGCTCACCGTCGGGGCTCCCTTCGTCTGGTCACGCGATGGCATTCACGGCCGTCGCCAGTTTCGACTGGAACGAGCTGGGCAGCGGAATGGATCCGTACTGCTCCAAACCGTCTTGCCCCGGCCCGATCGCGGCCTGCATGAACGCCTTCACGGCCGCCGCCGTCGCGGAATCCGGGTACTTCGAGCAGACGATCTCATAGGTCGCCAGCACGATCGGGTACGCGCCGGCCTGGGTCGGCTTGTAGAACGACGAGGTGTCCAGCACCAGGTCGTTGCCCTGCCCCTGGATCCTGGCGCCGGCAATGGTCTTGCCGACCGAGTCGGTGGTGATCGGCACCGGATCCGGACCCGCCGACGTGATGATCGACGCCATGTGCAGCTGCTTGCCCACCGCGAACGACCACTCGTTGTAGGTGATCGACCCGTCGGTGCTCTGCAGCGCCGCCGACGTGCCGTTGTTGCCGCTGGCGCCGTCGCCGACGCCGCCGTTGAACGTCTCGCCGGCGCCCTTGCCCCACGCGCCGTTGGACGCGCCGTCGAGGTATTGCTGGAAGTTGGCCGTGGTCCCGGACTTGTCGCTGCGGAACACGACATGGATGGGCGTCGAGGGGAAGGCGGCGCCCCCGTTGAGCGCCCTGATCGCCGGGTCGTCCCACCTGGTGATGCTGCCGTTGAAGATCTTCGCCGTGGTGGGTCCGTCGAGGTTCAGCGACCCCACGCCGTTGAGGTGGTAGGTGACCGCGATCGGGCCGAACACCGTCGGCAGGTCCCACGCCGTGGAACCGCAGCGGGCCGCCGCCCGGTCGGGCTGACCCGTCGAGGGATCCAACGGAACGTCGGAGCCCGCCAGGTCGGTTTCGTTGTTGACGAATTGCTCCACCCCGGCGCCGGAGCCATTCGCGTTGTAGTCCAGCGTGTGGCCCGGACAGGCCCGGATATACGCGTAGACAAACTGTTCCATGGCGTTTTCTTGCGCGGTCGAGCCGCTGGCGTGGAGCAGTTTCTTGCCGCCGCAGTTCACCGGGGCCGACGTGGCGCTGGATCCGGCCGACGTGTTCGAATTGCCGCCGCATCCCGATAACACCAGCGTGCCGGCGGCCAGCAGGCTCAGCGCGGCGCCGGATCGGATGAACCTCACGGTCCTCCTCGTGTCAGGGCGACAAATAACGGGTTTGGCAACGAACACATGAACCAGTCGTGAATATACAAATCTTTGAAGATGGGCGTGGGATTAACGCCAGCTTGTAATTGGCTGAGCACCCACGACGTAAACCCCGAATGCGGGCGAACGGCACGTAACATCACGGTTGATGGACCGTGAACAGCTCGACGCCAACGGCGGTGCCGGCAATGCGGCCCCCTCCGCCATCGCGGCGGTGAACCTCACGCTGGGTTTCGGCGCCAAGACCGTCCTCGACGGGGTGAGCCTGGACTTTCCGGCGCGCGCGGTCACGTCCCTGCTGGGACCCACCGGCTCCGGCAAGACGACCTTCCTGCGCACGCTGAACCGGATGAACGACAAGGTCTCCGGTTTCCGGCACAGCGGCGACGTGCTGATGGGCGGGCGCAGCATCTTCGCCGACCGCGACCTGATGGAGTTTCGCCGCAGCGTCGGCATGCTGTTCCAACGTCCCAATCCCTTCCCCATGTCGATCATGGACAACGTCGTCGCCGGGGTGCGCGCGCACAAAATGGTGCCGCGCAAGCAATTCAAACGCGTCGCCGAGGACCGGCTCACCGAGGTCGGCCTCTGGGACGCGGTCAAGGATCGGCTCGGCGATTCCCCGTTCCGCCTCTCCGGCGGCCAGCAGCAGCTGTTGTGCCTGGCCCGCGCCCTCGCGGTCGGCCCGGAGGTGCTGCTGCTCGACGAGCCGACCTCCTCGCTGGACCCGACCACGACCGAAAAGATCGAGGGCCTCATCCGCTCGCTCGCCGACCGCCTGACCGTGATCATGGTGACCCACGACCTCGCCCAGGCCGCCCGCACCGGCGACCGGACCGCCTTCTTCTTCGAAGGCCGGCTGGTCGAGGAGGGGCCCACCGAACAGCTGTTCTTATCGCCGAAGCATGAGGAAACCGTCCGCTACTTCGCCCCGTTCCGGCCGGCGCGGGCGGGCACCGAGAAGGTTGGGGCCACCGACAGCTAGCTGGCCGGGGCCACGAGGGCCCGCCGGGCGGGACGCACGAGGAAGCGAGGACGTGAAGACTCGGTTGGATGCGCTGCTCGCCCTGACGACGGCCCTGGGGGTCGCCGCCTGCGGTTCGCACGCGCCGACCGCCGCGCCGACCGCCGGAAGCGTCGCCACCTCGCCGGCGCCGGCCAGGATGGAGCTGTCGGAGACCGGCAGCACGCTGCTCTACCCGCTGTTCAGCGAGTGGGGCGCCGCCTATCACCAGAAGTACCCGAACGTCACCATCACCACCCAGGGCAGCGGTTCGGGCGCGGGGATCTCCCAGGTCGCGGCCGGGGCGGTCACCATCGGCACGTCCGACGCCTACCTGTCCGAGGGCGACATGGCCGCGCACAAGGGGCTGATGAACATCGCGCTGGCCATCTCGGCGCAGCAAGTCAACTACAACCTGCCCGGCATCCATCAGCACCTCAAGCTGAACGGCAAGGTGCTGGCCGCCATGTACCAGGGCGCGATCAAGACCTGGAGCGACCCGCGGATCGGTGCCCTCAACCCCGGCCTGCGCCTGCCGGACACCCCGGTGGTTCCGCTGCACCGCTCCGACGGGTCCGGCAGCACGTTTCAGTTCACCCAATACCTGTCCAAGCAGGACCCCGACGGCTGGGGCCGCTCCCCCGGCTTCGGCACCACCGTCGACTTCCCGGCGGTGCCCGGCGCGCTGGGCGAGAACGGCGACGGCGCCATGGTGACCGGCTGCGCGGCGAACCCCGGCTGCGTCGCCTACGCCAGCATCGGCTCGCTGGACGCCGCCGACGAGCAGGGGCTCGGGGAGGCCAAGCTGGGCAACGCCTCCGGCAAGTACCTGCTGCCCAAGGCCAAGACCATCCAGGCCGCGGCCGGCGGCTTCGCGACGACCCCGGCGAACCAGGCGATCTCGCTGATCGACGGCCCGGCCGCCGACGGCTACCCCATCGTCAACTACGAGTACGCCATCATCAGCGCCAACCAGAAGGACGCCGCCACCGCCCAGACGCTGCAGGCGTTCCTGCACTGGGCGGTGACCGACGGCAACGACGACTCGTTCCTGGACAAGATCCACTTTCAGCCGTTGCCGGACTCGGTGGTGACGTTGTCGGTCGCCCAGATCGCCAAGATCAGCGGGTGAGCAGAGTAACGCAAGGGAAAGGTGAGAACCGTGAAAGTTCGTTTGTGTAGGTACTTGGCGGCGGCGGCCATTGCGCCACTGGTGTTGGCCGTGGCCGCCTGTGGTTCGAACTCGACGGGCGGATCGTCGAATCAGTCCGGCAGCGCCGGCCCGGTCGCCACGACGCCGGCGTCCTCGCCGGTGACGCTGTCGGAGACCGGCAGCACGCTGCTGTACCCGCTGTTCAACCTGTGGGGCCCGGCCTATCACGACAAGTACTCGAGCGTCACGATCACCCCGCAGGGCACCGGCTCCGGCACCGGGATCTCCCAGGCGGCGGCCGGGGCGGTCAACGTCGGCGCCTCCGACGCCTACCTGTCCGAGGGCGACATGGCCCAGCACAAGGGGCTGATGAACATCGCGCTGGCCATCTCGGCGCAGCAGGTCAACTACAACCTGCCCGGCGTCACCGAACACCTCAAGCTGAACGGCCAGGTGCTGGCCGCCATGTACCGGGGCGCGATCAAGACCTGGAACGACCCGCAGATCACCGGGCTGAACCCCGGCGTGAACCTGCCCGCCACCCCGGTGGTTCCGCTGCACCGCTCCGACGGGTCCGGTGACACCTTCCTGTTCACCCAGTACCTGTCCAAACAGGACCCCGACGGCTGGGGCAAGTCGCCCGGCTTCGGCACCACCGTCGACTTCCCGGCGGTGCCCGGCGCGCTGGGCGAGAACGGCAACGGCGGCATGGTGACCGGCTGCGCGGGCACCCCGGGCTGCGTCGCCTACATCGGCATCAGCTTCCTCGACCAGGCCCAGCAAAAGGGGCTCGGCGAGGCGCAACTGGCCAACGCCTCCGGCAAGTACCTGCTGCCCGACGCCCAAAGCATTCAGGCCGAGGCCGCCGGCTTCGCGTCGCAGACCCCGGCGAACCAGGCCATCTCGCTGATCAACGGCCCGGCCGCCGACGGGTATCCGATCGTCAACTACGAGTACGCCATCGTCAACAGCGGCCAGAAGGACGCCGCCACCGCGCAGACGCTGCAGGCGTTCCTGCACTGGGCGATCACCGACGGCAACAACGCCTCGTTCCTGGACAAGGTCCACTTCCAGCCGCTGCCGGCGCCGGTGGTGAAGCTGTCGGACGCCCAGATCGCCACGATCAGCGGCCAGTAGGGATTCGGTGACCGCCTTCACGGTGGGGCGCGCCCTGGACCGGGTTCGGGGCGCGCACCGCGCGGGCCTCGCCGTGCGCTCGCTGGGCGCGGTGGGCGCGGTGATCCCGCTGCTGGCGCTCGGGTTCGTGCTGGCGACGCTGCTCCTCGAGGCGCTGCCCGCGATCAGGGTCAACGGGCTGCACTTCTTCACCGCCACCGATTGGAACCCGGGCAACACGTACGGCGACGCCGTCGTCACCCGCGGCGTCCAACACCCCGTCGGCGCCTACTACGGCGCGCTGCCGCTGATCGTCGGGACCCTGGCGACGTCCGCGATCGCGCTGATCATCGCGGTGCCGGTGTCGATCGGCGCGGCGCTGGCGATCGTGGAGCGGCTGCCGAGGCGCCTGGCGTCGGCCATCGGGATGGTGCTCGAGCTGCTCGCCGGCATCCCCAGCGTCATCGTCGGCCTGTGGGGCGCAATGACGTTCGGGCCGTTCATCGCCCACCAGGTGGCCCCGGTGATCGCCCGCAACGCCCCCGACGTGCCGGTGCTCGACTACTTCCGCGGCAACCCCGGCAACGGGGAGGGCATGCTGGTGTCCGGCCTGGTGCTGGCGGTGATGGTCATTCCCATCATCGCCAGCACCACCCGTGACCTGCTCCGGCAGGTGCCGGTGCTGCCGCGCGAGGGCGCGGTCGCGCTGGGAATGACCGACTGGGAGTGCGCGCGGCGGGTGACCCTGCCGTGGGTGTCCAGTGGCATCGTCGGCGCCGTGGTGCTCGGGCTCGGGCGCGCGCTGGGCGAGACGATGGCCGTCGCCATGGTGTCGGGTGCGGTGCTGGGTGCGATGCCCGCCAACATCTACGCGACGATGACCACCATCGCCGCAACCGTTGTGTCACAACTGGATTCGGCGATGACCGACTTCACCGACTTCGCGGTCAAGACCCTCGCGGAGGTTTCCCTGGTGCTGATGGTGATCACGTTGCTGACGAACGTGGCGGCCCGCGCGCTGGTGCGCCGGGTGTCGGGCACGGCGCTGCCGGTGGGACGGGGCGTCTGAGGTGGGCGCGACGAGGCGCAAGGTCGTCAACGCGCTGTTCTGGGCGGCCTGCGCGTGCTGCCTGGCGGTGGTGGTCGTGCCGACGCTGTGGATGCTGATCGAGGTCATCGGCCGCGCCGTGCCGGTGTTCAAGTGGAGCGTGCTGACCGAGAACACGCGCGGCAACGGCGGCGGCCTGCGCAACGCCATCATCGGCACCGTGGTGGTCGGCGTCGGGGTCATGCTGGTGGGCGGCTCCGTGAGCGTGTTGACCGGGATCTACCTGTCCGAATTCGCCGGCGGCAGAACGCGATCGATCCTGCGCGGCGCCTACGAGGTGCTGTCCGGCATCCCGTCCATCGTGCTCGGCTACGTCGGCTATCTGGCGCTCGTGGTGACGTTCCACTGGGGGTTTTCGCTGGCGGCCGGCGTGTTGACGCTGTCGGCCATGAGCATCCCGTACATCGCCAAGGCCACCGAGTCGGCGCTTTCGCAGGTGCCGACGTCCTACCGGGAGGGGGCCGAAGCGCTCGGCCTGCCGCTCGGTTGGACCCTGCGCAAGATCGTGCTCAAGTCGGCGATCCCCGGAATCGTCACCGGCCTGCTGGTGGCGCTCGCGCTGGCGGTCGGCGAGACGGCGCCGATGCTGTACACGGCGGGCTGGTCGAATTCCGCCCCGACCGGAAAGCTCACCGACTCACCGGTCGGCTACCTGACCTACCCGATCTGGACGTTCTACAACCTGCCGTCGAGGACGGCGCGCAACCTGTCCTACGACGCGGCGTTCCTGCTGATCGTCTTCGTGCTGCTGCTGATCGTCGTCGGCCGGCTGATCACCTGGTTCGCCCGGCGGCACTCGGAATCGCGGTAGCGCTGTGTTGGCGATGCGGCGATCAGCGCTGCAGCACCCGCGACAAGGGGTGTTGATGCCGGTTATCCTCGCCTACCGGGCCGGGCGGGCGCTTTACCGTGAGGTGTCAGGCTC
It includes:
- a CDS encoding serine/threonine-protein kinase PknD, which codes for MSGPGSRAGSQFGPYRLLRLLGRGGMGEVYEAEDTRKRRVVALKLISPQYSGNPIFRARMQREADAAGRLTEPHVVPIHDYGEIDGRLYLDMRLIEGTDLAALLKRSGPLSPPEAVAIVSQIASALDAAHANGVTHRDVKPENILITKNDFAYLVDFGIARAASDPALTATGTAMGTYRYMAPERFTSDEVTYRADIYSLACVFGECLTGSPPYQSDSVERLIAAHLLEPAPRPSQLLPGRVPVALDHVIARGMAKNPEERYRTAGEMADAAHEALTTSEQHQAVAILRHGEDAARSSGDAETMARPVAFDGGGGWTSPPAGVTGWRGQPAPPPYREPPAPRPGRKRKPWIIAGAVAAALVLVAVIAIVVVARGSHPASKQASGQTVLPFNGLDFRLSPGGVALDKAGNVYVTSEGMYGRVVELPPGSSAPRVLPFNGLYQPQGLAVDDAGAIYVTDFNNRVVKLAAGSNNQTVLPFTGLNYPEGVAVDGQGNVYVADRGDSRVVKLAAGSNAQTDLPFDGLKNPDGVAVDPAGNVYVTDTDNNRVLKLAAGATAQTELPFTGVTVPWGIAVDNDGTVYVTEHDSSQVVKLPAGSNASTVLPLTGLNTPLAVAVDTDGNGAGDVYVADRGNDRVVKLVP
- the pstS gene encoding phosphate ABC transporter substrate-binding protein PstS; the encoded protein is MKTRLDALLALTTALGVAACGSHAPTAAPTAGSVATSPAPARMELSETGSTLLYPLFSEWGAAYHQKYPNVTITTQGSGSGAGISQVAAGAVTIGTSDAYLSEGDMAAHKGLMNIALAISAQQVNYNLPGIHQHLKLNGKVLAAMYQGAIKTWSDPRIGALNPGLRLPDTPVVPLHRSDGSGSTFQFTQYLSKQDPDGWGRSPGFGTTVDFPAVPGALGENGDGAMVTGCAANPGCVAYASIGSLDAADEQGLGEAKLGNASGKYLLPKAKTIQAAAGGFATTPANQAISLIDGPAADGYPIVNYEYAIISANQKDAATAQTLQAFLHWAVTDGNDDSFLDKIHFQPLPDSVVTLSVAQIAKISG
- a CDS encoding ATP-binding cassette domain-containing protein; this translates as MDREQLDANGGAGNAAPSAIAAVNLTLGFGAKTVLDGVSLDFPARAVTSLLGPTGSGKTTFLRTLNRMNDKVSGFRHSGDVLMGGRSIFADRDLMEFRRSVGMLFQRPNPFPMSIMDNVVAGVRAHKMVPRKQFKRVAEDRLTEVGLWDAVKDRLGDSPFRLSGGQQQLLCLARALAVGPEVLLLDEPTSSLDPTTTEKIEGLIRSLADRLTVIMVTHDLAQAARTGDRTAFFFEGRLVEEGPTEQLFLSPKHEETVRYFAPFRPARAGTEKVGATDS
- the pstS gene encoding phosphate ABC transporter substrate-binding protein PstS; the protein is MKVRLCRYLAAAAIAPLVLAVAACGSNSTGGSSNQSGSAGPVATTPASSPVTLSETGSTLLYPLFNLWGPAYHDKYSSVTITPQGTGSGTGISQAAAGAVNVGASDAYLSEGDMAQHKGLMNIALAISAQQVNYNLPGVTEHLKLNGQVLAAMYRGAIKTWNDPQITGLNPGVNLPATPVVPLHRSDGSGDTFLFTQYLSKQDPDGWGKSPGFGTTVDFPAVPGALGENGNGGMVTGCAGTPGCVAYIGISFLDQAQQKGLGEAQLANASGKYLLPDAQSIQAEAAGFASQTPANQAISLINGPAADGYPIVNYEYAIVNSGQKDAATAQTLQAFLHWAITDGNNASFLDKVHFQPLPAPVVKLSDAQIATISGQ
- the pstA gene encoding phosphate ABC transporter permease PstA, with protein sequence MGATRRKVVNALFWAACACCLAVVVVPTLWMLIEVIGRAVPVFKWSVLTENTRGNGGGLRNAIIGTVVVGVGVMLVGGSVSVLTGIYLSEFAGGRTRSILRGAYEVLSGIPSIVLGYVGYLALVVTFHWGFSLAAGVLTLSAMSIPYIAKATESALSQVPTSYREGAEALGLPLGWTLRKIVLKSAIPGIVTGLLVALALAVGETAPMLYTAGWSNSAPTGKLTDSPVGYLTYPIWTFYNLPSRTARNLSYDAAFLLIVFVLLLIVVGRLITWFARRHSESR
- the pstC gene encoding phosphate ABC transporter permease subunit PstC is translated as MDRVRGAHRAGLAVRSLGAVGAVIPLLALGFVLATLLLEALPAIRVNGLHFFTATDWNPGNTYGDAVVTRGVQHPVGAYYGALPLIVGTLATSAIALIIAVPVSIGAALAIVERLPRRLASAIGMVLELLAGIPSVIVGLWGAMTFGPFIAHQVAPVIARNAPDVPVLDYFRGNPGNGEGMLVSGLVLAVMVIPIIASTTRDLLRQVPVLPREGAVALGMTDWECARRVTLPWVSSGIVGAVVLGLGRALGETMAVAMVSGAVLGAMPANIYATMTTIAATVVSQLDSAMTDFTDFAVKTLAEVSLVLMVITLLTNVAARALVRRVSGTALPVGRGV
- the pstS gene encoding phosphate ABC transporter substrate-binding protein PstS → MRFIRSGAALSLLAAGTLVLSGCGGNSNTSAGSSATSAPVNCGGKKLLHASGSTAQENAMEQFVYAYIRACPGHTLDYNANGSGAGVEQFVNNETDLAGSDVPLDPSTGQPDRAAARCGSTAWDLPTVFGPIAVTYHLNGVGSLNLDGPTTAKIFNGSITRWDDPAIRALNGGAAFPSTPIHVVFRSDKSGTTANFQQYLDGASNGAWGKGAGETFNGGVGDGASGNNGTSAALQSTDGSITYNEWSFAVGKQLHMASIITSAGPDPVPITTDSVGKTIAGARIQGQGNDLVLDTSSFYKPTQAGAYPIVLATYEIVCSKYPDSATAAAVKAFMQAAIGPGQDGLEQYGSIPLPSSFQSKLATAVNAIA